A single region of the Anguilla anguilla isolate fAngAng1 chromosome 17, fAngAng1.pri, whole genome shotgun sequence genome encodes:
- the LOC118216771 gene encoding mitogen-activated protein kinase kinase kinase 14-like: MGMRSRILNSTTPWTTMQLKGQLKGQLEGQKGHLEGQSSLQGQRGNKEKSGGEDGPACREIPPELRKVLTQGTAEAMASRPLGTEKLCPFIAQAECDEQQEFSPSCSQRPFIGSPNCLIRASTENNVAWGVACKEPKRPPSSSSRRKRQRQRKQREREGEGERGRETALSGVPEQESSGSPWLFHAQDEAPEFTSGCSRYSSTQSQGVQETERPRWERTGSPLTCDPRPRFSPGFAAVPKMSLYSQECASERHLSSQDHWRLARFGLRANVCQEDPVFVTSFFKEVEKEARQEEEEGEEGRPGHSDTNEGLLFHPEEKLQPNDYEYREGRDYSLLHHIQNGSYGDVYSVQDNRTGFKCAAKKIPLKLFRSEEVGSWSAQGSPRVLELYGAVREGPWVTLFMALKSGSVGQLIRERGRLPEDLALHYHALVLQALEHLHRKGVLHLDVKADNVLLSGDGKETYLTDFGHSERLDRNGWSNKANSGEGFPGTETHMAPEVVKGEPRSAKADVWSSCCMLLHMMTGCHPWTRYYQSPLCLKIAHEDPPLREIPSSCNSCTADVLKAGLQKDPIRRASATELKEKTTTALMAVGGLTSPVKGAYQEPAKAEPMETSHKCSGPLPSLPAPPSPTSPRKRNFELGRQCRSSWRGHSKNKDETEESSDADWLSSSPRPRPLLHPHSSRQPKGEWPDVSTLAWELEKEFYLSSLSQPHSLELQEQLLSCLSSGCHRQRDALDKDSGHWSVCHSGELSSGVYSGGSLLDGHSFGVDWRGSANPSPPCSFEGVDVWIQDFTGQCLQIRESPGVTVGYIAMGISDQISERAFCLETRDGRPVCPEEEVLDSGLWLRCTPTPDAGRAWRWRVREGVLETRA, from the exons ATGGGCATGCGAAGCAGGATCTTGAACTCCACCACCCCGTGGACCACCATGCAGCTGAAGGGGCAGCTGAAGGGGCAGCTGGAGGGGCAGAAAGGCCACCTGGAGGGGCAGTCCAGCCTGCAGGGGCAGAGGGGCAACAAGGAGAAGAGCGGGGGGGAGGACGGCCCGGCGTGCCGCGAGATCCCGCCGGAGCTGAGGAAGGTGCTGACGCAGGGCACGGCGGAGGCCATGGCGTCCAGGCCGCTGGGCACCGAGAAGCTGTGCCCGTTTATCGCCCAGGCCGAGT GTGACGAGCAGCAAGAATTCAGCCCCTCCTGTTCACAGCGCCCCTTCATCGGCTCCCCCAACTGCCTCATCAG gGCCTCCACGGAGAACAATGTGGCCTGGGGGGTTGCCTGCAAGGAGCCCaagcgccccccctcctccagcagccgCAGGAAGAGACAGCGCCAGagaaagcagagggagagagagggggagggggagaggggcagagagacgGCTCTCTCTGGGGTcccagagcaggagagcagcggCTCCCCCTGGCTGTTTCACgcacag GATGAGGCGCCAGAGTTCACCAGCGGATGCAGCAGGTACAGCAGCACCCAGAGCCAGGGGGTGCAGGAGACCGAGCGGCCCAGATGGGAGAGGACAGGGTCCCCCCTTACCTGCGACCCCCGACCCCGGTTCTCCCCCGGTTTTGCCGCCGTGCCCAAAATGTCCCTGTACAGCCAGGAGTGCGCATCAGAGCGCCACCTGAGCAGCCAGGACCACTGGAGGCTCGCCCGGTTCGGCCTCCGCGCCAACGTCTGCCAGGAAGACCCGGTCTTCGTCACGTCCTTCTTCAAagaggtggagaaggaggcgaggcaggaggaggaggagggggaggagggacgGCCGGGGCACTCCGACACCAACGAGGGGCTCCTCTTCCACCCCGAGGAG AAACTCCAGCCCAATGATTACGAGTACAGGGAGGGGCGGGATTACTCCCTCCTCCACCACATCCAGAACGGCTCCTACGGGGACGTGTACAGTGTTCAGGACAACAGGACAGGCTTCAAGTGCGCTGCCAAAAAG ATACCGCTGAAGCTGTTCCGGAGCGAGGAGGTCGGCTCGTGGAGCGCCCAGGGCTCCCCGCGCGTCCTGGAGCTCTACGGAGCGGTCCGGGAGGGGCCCTGGGTCACTCTGTTCATGGCCCTCAAGTCAG GTTCCGTGGGGCAGCTCATACGGGAGCGAGGGCGCCTCCCGGAGGACCTCGCCCTGCACTACCACGCGCTGGTCTTACAGGCCCTGGAGCACCTGCACAGGAAAGGTGTCCTGCACCTGGATGTAAAAG CGGACAACGTGTTACTGTCCGGAGATGGGAAGGAAACGTATCTGACTGACTTCGGACACTCCGAGAGACTGGACCGGAATGGGTGGAGCAACAAAGCCAATTCAG gagaAGGGTTCCCGGGCACAGAGACCCACATGGCCCCTGAGGTGGTGAAAGGGGAACCCCGTAGTGCCAAAGCAGATGTGTGGAGCAGCTGCTGCATGTTACTGCACATGATGACTGGCTGCCACCCCTGGACCCGCTACTACCAAAGCCCATTGTGCCTCAAG ATTGCACACGAGGATCCCCCGCTTAGAGAAATCCCATCCAGCTGCAACTCTTGCACTGCTGATGTCCTCAAGGCGGGGCTCCAAAAAGATCCAATCAGAAGAGCTTCTGCCACAGAACTGAAGGAGAAGACCACTACAGCCCTGATGGCAG TGGGAGGGCTCACCAGTCCAGTGAAGGGAGCCTATCAGGAGCCAGCAAAGGCTGAGCCAATGGAAACCAGCCACAAGTGCTCTGggcccctcccttctctcccagCCCCTCCCAGCCCCACCTCTCCCAGAAAGAGAAACTTTGAGCTGGGGAGGCAGTGCAGAAGCTCCTGGAGGGGGCACTCCAAGAACAAGGATGAGACGGAGGAGAGCAGCGATGCCGATTGGCTCTCCTCGTCTCCCAGACCACGCCCCTTGCTCCACCCCCACAGCTCCAGGCAACCGAAAGGGGAGTGGCCAGATGTCTCAACGTTAGCCTGGGAGCTGGAGAAAG agTTCTACCTGAGCAGCCTCTCGCAGCCACACtccctggagctgcaggagcagctgctgtCCTGTCTGAGCAGCGGCTGCCATCGTCAGAGAGACGCTCTGGACAAA GACTCGGGGCACTGGTCTGTGTGCCACAGCGGAGAGCTCAGCTCGGGGGTCTACTCCGGCGGCAGCCTGCTGGACGGGCACAGTTTTGGGGTGGACTGGCGCGGCTCCGCCAACCCGTCCCCACCCTGCTCGTTTGAAG GCGTGGACGTGTGGATCCAGGACTTCACCGGGCAGTGCCTGCAAATCCGGGAGAGCCCTGGGGTGACGGTGGGGTACATCGCCATGGGGATCAGCGATCAG ATTTCGGAGAGGGCCTTCTGCTTGGAGACGCGGGACGGCCGCCCGGTGTGCCCTGAGGAGGAGGTCCTGGATTCGGGGCTGTGGCTCCggtgcacccccacccccgacgcCGGCCGCGCCTGGAGGTGGAGGGTCAGGGAGGGCGTTCTGGAGACGAGGGCGTGA